The Oscillospiraceae bacterium genome has a segment encoding these proteins:
- the trmFO gene encoding methylenetetrahydrofolate--tRNA-(uracil(54)-C(5))-methyltransferase (FADH(2)-oxidizing) TrmFO, giving the protein MRFTVIGAGLAGTEAAWQIANAGHPVTLLEMKPVQYSPAHTSPLFAELVCSNSLKAARLESAAGLLKEEMARLGSLTVPIARQCAVPAGGALAVDREQFASRVTAAVEAHPNITVEHRVVTEVPRGADQITVVASGPLTADDLASDIERLCPGRLSFYDAAAPIITAESVDYTKVFGASRYDRGGDSDYLNCPFNRAEYEAFINALVHAEGAVTHDFDVYEGCMPIEKLAKRGADAPRFGPMKPVGLIDPATGHRPWACVQLRRENAGGTLFNLVGFQTNLKFPEQRRVFRMIPGLEQAEIVRYGVMHRNSFIDSPRLLGADYALRSHPNIFFAGQITGVEGYMESAMSGILAGRNAVRRAEGKPTGCPNGETMSGALTRYISDESVKHFQPMGANFGILPPMEPKIRDKKERYAALSNRALAALDRFLEK; this is encoded by the coding sequence ATGAGATTTACAGTAATCGGTGCAGGCTTAGCCGGTACGGAGGCGGCGTGGCAGATTGCCAATGCCGGCCACCCGGTCACCCTGCTGGAGATGAAGCCGGTGCAGTATTCACCGGCCCATACATCGCCATTGTTTGCGGAGCTGGTGTGCTCCAACTCCTTAAAGGCCGCCCGGCTGGAAAGTGCGGCGGGGCTGCTCAAGGAGGAAATGGCTCGGCTTGGCTCTCTGACGGTGCCCATTGCTCGGCAGTGCGCTGTGCCTGCCGGCGGTGCCCTGGCCGTGGATCGGGAGCAGTTCGCCTCTCGGGTGACGGCGGCAGTGGAGGCGCACCCCAATATCACCGTAGAGCATCGGGTGGTGACGGAAGTACCCCGCGGGGCAGATCAGATCACTGTGGTGGCCAGCGGTCCGCTGACGGCGGACGATTTGGCGTCGGATATTGAGCGGCTTTGCCCCGGTCGGCTGTCCTTTTATGACGCGGCGGCGCCCATTATCACAGCGGAGAGCGTGGACTATACCAAGGTGTTCGGCGCCTCCCGCTACGACCGTGGCGGCGACAGCGACTATTTGAACTGTCCCTTCAATCGGGCGGAATATGAGGCATTTATAAACGCGCTGGTGCATGCCGAGGGTGCAGTGACCCATGATTTTGATGTGTACGAGGGCTGTATGCCCATTGAGAAGTTGGCAAAGCGTGGTGCGGACGCACCTCGGTTCGGCCCCATGAAGCCGGTTGGACTCATTGACCCGGCTACCGGACACCGTCCTTGGGCCTGTGTGCAGTTGCGTCGGGAGAACGCCGGCGGCACCCTGTTTAACCTGGTGGGGTTTCAGACCAACCTGAAGTTCCCGGAGCAGCGGCGGGTGTTCCGTATGATCCCCGGACTGGAGCAGGCAGAGATTGTGCGCTACGGCGTGATGCACCGCAATTCCTTTATTGACTCGCCCCGGCTGCTGGGTGCGGATTACGCGCTGCGCAGCCACCCCAACATTTTCTTCGCCGGTCAGATCACCGGTGTGGAGGGGTATATGGAGTCCGCCATGAGCGGCATTTTGGCCGGGCGCAATGCAGTGCGCCGGGCAGAGGGCAAGCCCACCGGCTGCCCGAACGGCGAGACGATGAGCGGTGCTTTGACCCGCTATATCAGCGACGAGAGTGTGAAGCATTTTCAGCCCATGGGCGCCAATTTTGGCATTTTGCCCCCCATGGAGCCGAAAATTCGAGATAAAAAAGAGCGCTATGCGGCTTTGTCTAACCGGGCGCTGGCGGCACTGGACCGCTTTTTGGAGAAATGA
- the plsX gene encoding phosphate acyltransferase PlsX: MKIIVDAFGGDHAPLEILKGAMQAVDAYDVDIILTGKEAEIRRCAAENRLQLRRTRIVDAPQVITMEDDAKSVLRSKKDSSLGVAFQLLKAGEGDALVSAGNTGAVTVGATLIAGRIKGVKRPAIASVMPSASKPFLMMDCGANAECKPEFLCQFGLLGSLYMQHVLHVKNPRVALANNGTEPTKGTPTVRAAYDLMTAAPYNFVGNIEGRQIPFGDADVVVADGFTGNLILKTYEGVAKVLMNEMKGLFKKNAFTLLSALGVSGGLKNMKAKFDYKEYGGAVMLGVQKPVVKAHGSADARTFKNAIKQAVWFLQNDLIGHIETALAAPAASAE, from the coding sequence ATGAAGATCATTGTAGACGCATTCGGCGGTGACCACGCACCCTTGGAGATTCTAAAGGGCGCCATGCAGGCGGTGGACGCCTATGATGTGGACATTATCCTCACCGGCAAAGAGGCAGAAATTCGCCGCTGTGCAGCGGAGAACCGCTTGCAGCTGCGACGCACCCGCATTGTGGACGCTCCCCAGGTGATCACCATGGAGGATGACGCCAAGAGCGTGCTGCGCAGTAAGAAAGACTCATCCCTGGGCGTGGCGTTTCAACTGCTGAAAGCCGGGGAGGGGGACGCGTTGGTCAGCGCCGGCAATACCGGTGCCGTGACCGTAGGCGCTACGCTGATCGCCGGGCGGATTAAAGGGGTTAAGCGACCGGCGATTGCCTCGGTTATGCCCTCTGCAAGCAAGCCTTTTTTGATGATGGACTGCGGTGCCAATGCAGAATGCAAGCCGGAGTTCCTGTGCCAATTTGGGCTGCTTGGTTCCCTGTATATGCAGCATGTGCTCCATGTGAAGAACCCGCGGGTGGCTCTGGCCAATAACGGAACAGAACCCACCAAAGGCACCCCAACCGTGCGGGCGGCCTATGACCTGATGACTGCCGCACCGTACAATTTTGTGGGCAATATCGAGGGTCGCCAAATTCCCTTTGGGGATGCGGATGTGGTGGTGGCCGACGGCTTTACCGGCAACCTGATCTTAAAGACCTACGAGGGCGTGGCCAAGGTGCTGATGAACGAGATGAAGGGCCTGTTCAAGAAGAACGCCTTTACGCTGCTGTCTGCCCTGGGTGTGTCCGGCGGGCTAAAGAATATGAAAGCCAAGTTTGACTATAAGGAATACGGCGGCGCCGTAATGCTGGGGGTACAAAAGCCGGTGGTCAAGGCCCACGGCTCCGCAGACGCCCGCACCTTTAAGAATGCCATCAAACAGGCGGTCTGGTTTTTGCAAAACGACCTGATCGGCCATATAGAAACCGCCCTGGCAGCGCCTGCTGCCTCGGCAGAATAA
- the rnc gene encoding ribonuclease III produces MESLEHKIGYTFQDRSLLQEALTHSSYANERHGRVRCNERMEFLGDAVLSIVSAELLYTRFPDMPEGQLSKLRSALVCTQSLAGFAAQIDLGSYLRMGKGEIHTKGWERPSTLENTFEALIAAIYLDGGMEPAKRHILRFLVPALENHTTAFKDYKTTLQEVVQQNPGENVTYVLVGESGPDHDKRFQVQVRLNSNVIGSGVGRSKKEAEQEAAKEALHLMGL; encoded by the coding sequence ATGGAATCTTTGGAACATAAGATTGGATATACCTTTCAGGATCGCAGCCTGTTGCAGGAGGCACTGACTCATTCCAGCTACGCCAACGAGCGCCACGGCCGCGTGCGTTGCAACGAGCGTATGGAGTTCCTGGGGGACGCGGTGCTGTCCATTGTGTCTGCAGAGCTGCTGTACACCCGGTTCCCGGATATGCCGGAGGGTCAACTGTCCAAGTTGCGCTCGGCGCTGGTGTGCACCCAAAGCTTGGCCGGGTTTGCCGCCCAGATCGACCTGGGCAGCTACCTGCGTATGGGCAAGGGTGAGATCCACACCAAGGGCTGGGAGCGCCCCTCCACGCTGGAAAATACCTTTGAGGCGCTGATTGCCGCCATTTATTTGGACGGCGGTATGGAACCGGCCAAGCGGCACATTCTCCGCTTTTTAGTACCGGCGTTGGAGAATCACACCACCGCCTTTAAGGACTATAAGACCACCCTGCAAGAGGTGGTACAGCAGAACCCGGGGGAGAATGTGACCTATGTGCTGGTGGGAGAGAGCGGCCCGGACCACGACAAGCGCTTTCAGGTGCAGGTGCGGCTCAATTCCAATGTGATCGGCTCCGGTGTGGGTCGCAGCAAAAAGGAAGCGGAGCAGGAGGCGGCCAAAGAGGCGCTGCACCTGATGGGCCTATGA
- a CDS encoding radical SAM protein, whose translation MRKGNISIFVPHIGCPCRCTFCDQRTISGQTAPPTPEDVRAACEKAFEKDGFSYEIAFFGGSFTAIDPAYMQSLLAAAAPYVQAGKATGIRVSTRPDCVDDAVLALLKSYGVTAVELGCQSMDDRVLTRCRRGHKAADSIAAAQCVHRAGLELGVQMMTGLPGDTDDTALETAGQLIALRPATVRIYPTVVLAGTELERQYRSGDYVPQTVAQAVDLCSRLVPLFTAAGVRIIRLGLHSSPEVKEKMVAGAFHDSFGELVYSRMLLRRVLAYPPGAYTVTVHPRYYSRFVGNKKQNLDELAARQYQIRLQTDTALAGEMRIEYGIKNT comes from the coding sequence ATGAGAAAGGGCAATATCAGCATTTTTGTGCCCCATATCGGCTGCCCGTGCCGGTGCACCTTTTGCGATCAGCGCACCATCAGCGGCCAAACGGCGCCGCCTACGCCGGAAGATGTGCGCGCCGCTTGTGAGAAAGCCTTTGAAAAAGACGGTTTCAGCTATGAAATTGCGTTTTTTGGAGGCTCCTTTACCGCCATTGACCCGGCGTATATGCAGTCCCTGCTGGCTGCCGCCGCACCGTATGTGCAGGCCGGCAAGGCCACAGGCATTCGGGTGTCTACCCGGCCGGATTGCGTAGACGACGCGGTGCTGGCACTGCTAAAATCCTACGGCGTGACTGCTGTGGAACTGGGGTGCCAGAGTATGGATGACCGGGTGCTGACCCGGTGCCGCCGGGGTCACAAGGCAGCGGACAGTATTGCCGCCGCCCAGTGCGTGCACCGAGCGGGGCTGGAACTGGGCGTGCAGATGATGACCGGCCTGCCCGGCGATACGGACGATACCGCCTTGGAAACGGCTGGGCAGCTGATCGCCTTGCGCCCGGCCACCGTGCGGATTTACCCAACGGTGGTGCTGGCAGGTACGGAGCTGGAACGCCAATACCGCAGCGGGGACTATGTGCCCCAAACGGTGGCGCAGGCGGTGGACCTGTGCAGCCGGCTGGTGCCGCTGTTTACTGCGGCAGGGGTGCGGATCATTCGCCTGGGACTGCACAGCAGCCCGGAGGTGAAGGAAAAAATGGTGGCCGGTGCCTTTCATGACAGCTTTGGCGAGCTGGTGTATTCTCGTATGCTGCTGCGCCGGGTGTTGGCGTATCCGCCGGGCGCGTACACCGTGACGGTGCACCCCCGGTACTACTCTCGCTTTGTGGGAAATAAAAAACAAAATCTGGATGAACTGGCCGCAAGGCAGTATCAAATCCGGTTACAAACAGATACCGCCCTGGCGGGCGAAATGAGGATCGAATATGGTATTAAGAACACTTGA
- the smc gene encoding chromosome segregation protein SMC: protein MVLRTLEMQGFKSFPDKTVLNFGKGITAVVGPNGSGKSNISDAVRWVLGETSTKSLRGSKMEDVIFGGTSARKALGFAQVQLTLDNSDGTLKDRGEIVTVTRRYYRSGESEYKIDGEQVRRKDIRELFMDTGLGADGYSLVGQGKIDSIISAKNEDRRELFEEAAGISRFRHKRTDSQRRLEQAQENLVRLLDILGELESRVGPLKVQSEKAAAFLDLSAEKKELEIGVWLQKLDRFTDELREQEHRIDAAGASYQICEADLAEIEKKIEEAAAGAAQLNVEIEEQRLASQKLEEEALRKDAEIRVLETNLQHQTETVERLEQEIRDADQTGATLEERLARLRQTIGDNDAAGADKRRQLEEITRQSQALLDSGDSNTKETTELNRKLSDLTLQLSDAKVQASAAASSMEEIGQRSGSVDDLLAACGKETQRILAQQQESRENLAFLQQRIDENSNALSGYQMKLQGKTAAAEKIKSKLDELAAAVQQKRQRANLLSDLEKNMEGFSGAVKAVIRQSRAGALRGIHGVLSQLITVEDAHSTAIEVALGAAMQNIVTDNEADAKRAMQYLKQNNAGRATFLPISNIQGRRLEERGLEDCFGYVALAPELVDCDHRYSQIISNLLGRTVIVEDLDSAIGMAKQYHNRFRIVTLDGQVMNPGGSMSGGSRAKGAGVLSRANQIEALHSEVKALEGQMHDVQAEYKTAVEEANFAAAKLQGAQADMKQAQEDLIRAQGDDKLICEKLSAAESQQQALQQEKDNAADRVQALQQDLDAANAKAAEFESAIADTRAALEQAGSQAAAITAQREETRRQTEQLNLDLVTLAKDSAAGKMSIEDLLARKNSAADRVAATRREIDQIRAAQTGFAAQTEQLQAEAGELRERAARAEEAVQQKIAARTDGEKTTGDLRAAERAKSQERQQLSAELVRLEERKNAMQKEYDELGDMLFEQYELTRREAQALNIQIDNMAEAKKRLHEIKVAIKKLGSINVGAIEEYKEVSERYTFLKEQIDDVERSKSELNKIIEDLTASMSEKFLTQFQKINTEFAACFTDFFGGGKGELILEEPDNCLESAIEIKIQPPGKSVQNINLFSGGEKSLAALALLFSVLKVTPSPFCIYDEVEAALDDVNVERFAKYMRRMTDKTQFISITHRRGTMEEADVLYGVTMQEKGVSKLLELQTAELAAKMGLEE, encoded by the coding sequence ATGGTATTAAGAACACTTGAAATGCAGGGGTTTAAGTCCTTCCCGGACAAAACGGTGCTGAACTTTGGCAAGGGCATCACCGCCGTGGTAGGGCCTAACGGCTCCGGCAAGAGTAATATCTCCGACGCGGTGCGTTGGGTACTGGGCGAGACCAGCACCAAGTCCCTGCGCGGTTCTAAGATGGAGGATGTGATCTTTGGCGGCACCTCCGCCCGTAAGGCACTGGGCTTTGCCCAGGTGCAGCTGACCCTGGACAACAGCGATGGCACCTTAAAGGACCGGGGCGAGATTGTCACCGTCACCCGCCGCTATTACCGCAGCGGCGAGAGCGAGTACAAAATTGACGGCGAGCAGGTGCGGCGCAAGGACATTCGCGAGCTGTTTATGGACACGGGCTTGGGCGCCGACGGCTATTCTCTGGTTGGTCAGGGCAAGATCGATTCGATTATTTCTGCCAAGAATGAGGACCGTCGGGAACTGTTTGAAGAGGCGGCGGGAATCTCTCGCTTCCGCCACAAGCGCACAGATTCCCAGCGGCGGCTGGAGCAGGCACAAGAGAATTTGGTGCGCCTGCTGGATATTTTGGGCGAGTTGGAGAGCCGAGTAGGTCCCTTGAAAGTCCAAAGCGAAAAGGCGGCTGCCTTTTTAGACCTGAGTGCGGAAAAGAAAGAACTGGAGATCGGCGTTTGGCTGCAAAAGCTGGACCGCTTTACAGATGAATTGCGGGAGCAGGAGCACCGCATTGACGCCGCCGGTGCCTCTTACCAAATTTGTGAGGCGGATCTGGCAGAGATTGAGAAGAAGATCGAAGAAGCCGCCGCCGGTGCTGCGCAGCTGAATGTGGAGATTGAGGAGCAGCGCCTGGCATCCCAAAAGCTGGAGGAGGAGGCGCTGCGCAAGGATGCAGAGATCCGGGTATTGGAGACCAATTTGCAGCACCAAACCGAGACTGTGGAGCGCCTGGAACAGGAGATCCGTGATGCGGACCAGACCGGCGCCACCTTAGAGGAACGGCTGGCTCGGCTGCGCCAAACCATTGGGGATAACGATGCTGCCGGAGCGGACAAGCGCCGCCAACTGGAGGAGATCACCCGCCAGAGCCAGGCACTGCTGGACTCCGGCGATAGCAATACAAAAGAGACTACGGAACTGAACCGCAAGCTCAGTGACCTGACCTTGCAGCTGTCTGACGCCAAGGTGCAGGCTTCCGCCGCCGCTTCTTCTATGGAGGAGATCGGGCAGCGCTCCGGCTCCGTGGACGACTTGCTGGCTGCCTGCGGCAAGGAGACCCAGCGAATCCTTGCCCAGCAGCAGGAGAGCCGGGAGAATCTGGCGTTCTTGCAGCAGCGCATTGATGAGAACAGCAACGCGCTGTCCGGCTATCAAATGAAGTTGCAGGGCAAAACCGCCGCAGCGGAGAAAATCAAGTCCAAACTGGACGAACTGGCCGCCGCCGTGCAGCAAAAGCGGCAGCGGGCCAATCTGCTGTCGGATTTAGAGAAGAATATGGAGGGCTTTTCCGGTGCGGTAAAGGCGGTGATCCGCCAATCCAGAGCCGGTGCGCTGCGGGGAATCCACGGGGTGCTGTCCCAGCTGATCACCGTAGAGGACGCCCATTCCACGGCCATTGAGGTGGCGCTGGGCGCCGCCATGCAGAATATTGTGACGGATAACGAGGCAGATGCCAAGCGCGCTATGCAGTACCTCAAGCAGAACAACGCCGGGCGAGCCACATTCCTGCCCATCAGCAACATTCAGGGCCGCCGGTTAGAGGAGCGGGGTCTGGAGGACTGCTTTGGCTATGTGGCGCTGGCGCCGGAGCTGGTAGACTGCGACCATCGGTACAGCCAGATCATCTCTAACCTGCTGGGGCGCACGGTGATTGTGGAGGACTTGGACTCTGCCATCGGTATGGCCAAGCAGTACCACAACCGCTTTCGCATTGTGACCCTGGACGGCCAGGTGATGAACCCGGGCGGCTCCATGAGCGGTGGTTCCCGTGCCAAGGGCGCCGGGGTGCTGTCCCGTGCCAATCAGATTGAAGCGCTGCACAGCGAGGTCAAGGCCCTGGAGGGGCAGATGCATGATGTGCAAGCAGAGTATAAAACCGCCGTGGAGGAGGCCAACTTTGCCGCTGCCAAGCTGCAAGGTGCCCAGGCGGATATGAAACAGGCCCAGGAGGATCTGATCCGCGCCCAGGGCGACGACAAGCTAATTTGCGAGAAATTGTCTGCCGCCGAGAGCCAGCAGCAGGCCTTGCAGCAAGAAAAGGACAATGCCGCCGATCGTGTGCAGGCCTTGCAGCAGGACCTGGACGCTGCCAACGCCAAGGCCGCCGAGTTTGAAAGTGCCATTGCAGACACCCGCGCCGCCTTGGAGCAGGCAGGCAGCCAGGCAGCCGCCATTACCGCACAGCGAGAAGAGACCCGCCGTCAAACAGAGCAGCTGAACCTGGATCTGGTCACTTTGGCCAAGGACAGCGCCGCTGGCAAAATGAGCATTGAGGATCTGCTTGCCCGGAAGAACAGCGCAGCGGATCGGGTGGCTGCCACCCGGCGAGAGATTGACCAAATCCGCGCCGCCCAAACCGGCTTTGCCGCCCAAACGGAGCAGTTGCAGGCAGAGGCTGGGGAACTGCGGGAACGTGCAGCCCGAGCGGAAGAGGCGGTACAGCAAAAGATCGCTGCCCGAACGGATGGCGAAAAGACCACCGGCGACCTGCGCGCCGCCGAGCGGGCCAAGAGCCAGGAACGCCAGCAGCTGTCTGCCGAGTTGGTACGGCTGGAAGAGCGCAAAAACGCGATGCAAAAGGAATATGACGAGTTGGGCGATATGCTCTTTGAGCAGTACGAGCTGACCCGCCGAGAGGCCCAGGCACTGAACATTCAAATTGACAATATGGCCGAGGCCAAAAAGCGTCTGCATGAGATCAAAGTGGCGATCAAAAAGCTGGGCTCCATCAATGTGGGCGCCATTGAGGAATACAAAGAGGTGTCCGAGCGCTACACATTCCTGAAAGAACAGATCGACGATGTGGAGCGCTCCAAGTCAGAGCTGAACAAGATCATTGAGGATCTGACCGCCTCCATGAGCGAGAAGTTCCTGACCCAGTTTCAGAAAATCAACACCGAGTTTGCCGCCTGCTTTACAGACTTTTTCGGCGGGGGCAAGGGCGAGTTGATTTTGGAGGAACCGGACAACTGTTTGGAGTCCGCCATTGAAATTAAAATTCAGCCCCCGGGCAAGTCGGTGCAGAACATTAACCTGTTCTCCGGCGGCGAAAAGTCGCTGGCGGCGCTGGCACTGCTCTTTAGTGTGCTGAAGGTGACGCCCTCTCCGTTTTGTATTTACGACGAGGTGGAGGCGGCGCTGGACGATGTGAATGTGGAGCGTTTTGCTAAGTATATGCGCCGTATGACGGACAAAACCCAGTTTATCAGCATTACCCACCGTCGGGGCACCATGGAAGAGGCGGATGTGCTCTACGGCGTGACCATGCAGGAGAAGGGCGTGTCCAAGCTGCTGGAGCTGCAAACGGCGGAACTGGCAGCCAAAATGGGATTGGAGGAATAA
- the ftsY gene encoding signal recognition particle-docking protein FtsY: MGIFSKFRKGLKKTRTEGITAQLDDVMESHQEITDDLYDELEEVLIMGDVGIPTAQRVIRDLKAKIENDKITSVPQVRETMKDIVSGIVWGGSYLSLRTKPSVILVIGVNGVGKTTTIGKLALRLKNQGRKVILGAADTFRAAAIEQLEVWAKRADVELIKHAEGADPASVVFDTIAAGKARSADVIIIDTAGRLHNKKNLMDELNKISRVIERELPGASKEVLLVLDATTGQNAVNQAKDFKDAAGITGIVLTKLDGTARGGVVLAINNELDVPVKFVGVGEQIDDLQPFDADAFAAGLFDKAPTEVDEEEIASFIGSAEAAADEKAEKGSQN, translated from the coding sequence ATGGGTATTTTTTCTAAATTCAGAAAGGGTCTGAAAAAGACCCGCACCGAGGGCATAACCGCCCAGCTGGACGATGTGATGGAGAGCCATCAGGAGATCACGGACGATCTGTACGACGAGCTGGAAGAAGTGCTCATTATGGGCGATGTGGGTATTCCCACTGCCCAGCGAGTGATCCGGGATCTGAAAGCGAAAATTGAGAACGACAAGATCACCAGTGTGCCCCAGGTGCGAGAGACGATGAAGGACATTGTGTCCGGTATCGTGTGGGGCGGCAGCTATCTGTCCCTGCGCACCAAGCCCTCTGTGATTTTGGTCATCGGCGTGAACGGTGTAGGCAAGACCACCACCATCGGCAAGCTGGCTCTGCGGCTGAAAAATCAGGGCCGTAAGGTGATCCTGGGCGCGGCAGACACCTTCCGTGCCGCTGCCATTGAGCAGCTGGAAGTGTGGGCCAAGCGGGCAGATGTGGAGCTGATCAAGCACGCCGAGGGGGCAGACCCGGCCTCCGTGGTATTTGACACCATTGCCGCCGGTAAGGCCAGAAGTGCGGATGTGATTATTATTGATACTGCCGGCCGACTGCATAATAAAAAGAACCTGATGGATGAGCTGAACAAAATCAGCCGAGTCATTGAGCGGGAGCTGCCGGGGGCCTCTAAGGAGGTGCTGCTGGTGCTGGACGCCACCACCGGCCAAAATGCCGTGAACCAGGCCAAGGACTTTAAGGACGCAGCGGGCATTACCGGTATTGTGCTCACCAAGTTGGACGGTACCGCCCGTGGCGGCGTGGTGCTGGCCATCAATAACGAGTTGGATGTGCCGGTGAAGTTTGTAGGCGTAGGTGAGCAGATCGACGATTTACAGCCCTTTGACGCAGACGCCTTTGCCGCCGGGCTGTTTGACAAGGCGCCCACAGAGGTGGACGAGGAGGAAATCGCCTCCTTTATCGGCAGCGCTGAAGCGGCAGCGGACGAAAAAGCGGAGAAAGGGTCGCAAAATTAA
- the rdgB gene encoding RdgB/HAM1 family non-canonical purine NTP pyrophosphatase, whose protein sequence is MEFILASNNQKKLAEMQRILSPLGIEVKTAAMLGLELPDVVEDGDTFEANAALKARSACRVTGLPAIADDSGLCVDYLDGAPGIYSARFSGGHGNDEANNDLLLQKLEGVPMEQRTAYYVCAICCVFPDGEELTVRGECHGHIGFERDGNAGFGYDPLFLVEGRSFGRYTAEEKDKISHRGRALRTLAAELEKRI, encoded by the coding sequence ATGGAATTTATCTTAGCAAGTAATAATCAAAAGAAGCTGGCAGAGATGCAGCGCATTCTCTCGCCCCTGGGCATCGAGGTGAAAACCGCCGCCATGCTGGGGCTGGAACTGCCGGATGTGGTGGAGGACGGCGACACCTTTGAGGCCAACGCCGCCTTAAAGGCACGCAGTGCCTGCCGGGTTACCGGTCTGCCGGCCATTGCAGACGATAGCGGTTTGTGCGTGGATTATCTGGACGGCGCGCCGGGCATTTACAGCGCCCGGTTCTCCGGCGGCCACGGGAACGATGAGGCCAACAACGACCTGCTGCTGCAAAAGCTGGAGGGCGTGCCTATGGAGCAGCGCACCGCCTATTATGTGTGCGCCATTTGCTGCGTGTTCCCGGATGGGGAAGAGCTGACGGTGCGTGGCGAATGCCACGGGCACATCGGTTTTGAGCGGGACGGCAACGCCGGGTTCGGCTATGACCCGCTGTTTTTGGTAGAGGGCCGCAGCTTTGGCCGCTATACCGCAGAAGAAAAGGATAAAATCAGCCACAGAGGGCGCGCGCTGCGTACCCTGGCGGCAGAATTGGAGAAACGGATATGA
- a CDS encoding YhbY family RNA-binding protein, with protein sequence MTSKERAAWRAKANGLEAIFQIGKEGISDNLIAQLDDALDVRELIKVRVHLESAPQSPKALAQALGEALGANVIQVIGGMIVLQRPIDEEKVRAKKAARAGDKKVKKKKVHIKGMRQRQREKEEKNPYAKYDRPKYYGR encoded by the coding sequence ATGACAAGTAAAGAACGGGCCGCGTGGCGTGCCAAGGCCAACGGACTGGAGGCCATCTTCCAAATCGGCAAAGAGGGAATCTCTGACAACCTGATCGCCCAGCTGGACGACGCACTGGATGTGCGGGAGCTGATCAAGGTGCGAGTGCACCTGGAGTCTGCCCCCCAGTCTCCCAAGGCGTTGGCGCAGGCGCTGGGTGAGGCGCTGGGTGCCAATGTGATCCAGGTGATCGGCGGCATGATCGTGCTGCAACGCCCCATTGATGAAGAAAAGGTGCGCGCAAAGAAAGCTGCCCGCGCCGGAGACAAGAAAGTGAAAAAGAAAAAGGTGCACATTAAAGGTATGCGCCAGCGGCAGCGGGAGAAAGAAGAAAAAAATCCCTACGCCAAGTATGACCGACCCAAGTATTATGGCAGATAA
- the nadD gene encoding nicotinate (nicotinamide) nucleotide adenylyltransferase produces the protein MADKMRIGIYGGAFNPIHNGHLHLLDTLYRAQTPFGGLDKLLIVPTANPPHKSAGDLIPATHRIAMIRLAVESLPCADKIEISTIELESREKSYTYTTLVKLKEIYPNGEFVLFIGSDQLFDFQKWYRYQDILKLAQVRAITRQECQRQAVADFLTRNKDLAGISVLVAKPVVVSSTQIRQRVAQGERIADLVPAAVADYIQEKGLYRG, from the coding sequence ATGGCAGATAAAATGCGCATTGGCATTTACGGCGGGGCGTTTAATCCCATCCATAACGGCCACCTGCATTTGCTGGACACGCTCTATCGTGCTCAAACGCCTTTCGGCGGCCTGGACAAGTTGTTGATTGTGCCCACAGCCAATCCGCCCCATAAGAGCGCCGGGGATTTGATCCCGGCGACGCACCGGATCGCTATGATTCGCTTGGCGGTAGAATCGCTGCCCTGCGCGGACAAAATTGAAATCTCCACCATTGAACTGGAAAGCAGGGAAAAAAGCTATACTTATACCACGCTGGTAAAATTGAAAGAGATCTATCCGAATGGGGAATTCGTTTTGTTCATTGGCTCCGATCAGCTTTTTGACTTCCAAAAGTGGTACAGGTATCAAGATATTCTAAAGCTGGCCCAGGTGCGAGCCATTACCCGGCAGGAATGCCAGCGGCAGGCGGTGGCGGATTTTTTGACCCGGAACAAGGACTTGGCCGGGATCAGTGTACTGGTAGCCAAGCCGGTGGTGGTGTCGTCCACCCAAATTCGGCAGCGGGTGGCACAGGGCGAGCGCATTGCCGATCTGGTGCCCGCAGCCGTGGCAGATTATATTCAGGAAAAGGGGCTTTACCGTGGATAA